One Candidatus Binataceae bacterium DNA segment encodes these proteins:
- a CDS encoding FAD-dependent oxidoreductase, translated as MRVGIVGGGLGGLLTAYMLERRSPRPCDITIFEASARLGGKIITRQFESAPVRYEAGAAELYDYSQLGPDPLRELISELGLSVTNIDGRAVIIGDRILRSQTDIAREFGPSALNALNKFNSMARAAISPAEYYESDWKADNKDSLSRASFRDLLAKVGDDNVRRYVEVAVHSDLATEPHLTNAMYGLQNYLMNEADYMRLYVIDGGIERLPRALAERIGAQVRLNHPVTKIERGADRTYRISSRSHGEARSDNFDYVVVALPNNWLPLVNFGGATLGDAMHRHHKFYDYPAHYLRVSVLFERPFWRTQLRESYFMLDAFGGCCVYDESSRIADSPYGVLGWLLAGDAALAMSNLADAVLIDAVLDSLPTSLRDDARQYLREGRVHRFAGAVNGLPGGYPAREPDSRHLPEPENHRELFVVGDYLFDSTINGVLDSADVVAEFIADDLRNQARLSVASTPAAATQVQATEPLPEMPVAAAARAEAS; from the coding sequence ATGCGAGTGGGGATTGTGGGTGGAGGTCTGGGCGGGCTGCTGACGGCCTATATGCTCGAACGAAGATCGCCGCGGCCATGTGACATCACGATCTTCGAAGCCAGCGCGCGGCTGGGCGGCAAAATCATCACACGTCAATTTGAGTCGGCGCCCGTCCGTTACGAAGCGGGCGCGGCCGAGTTGTATGACTATTCGCAGCTCGGACCCGATCCGCTGCGCGAGTTGATTTCTGAGCTCGGACTCAGCGTCACCAATATCGACGGTCGCGCGGTGATAATCGGCGATCGCATCCTGCGCTCGCAAACCGATATCGCGCGCGAGTTCGGACCGTCCGCGCTCAACGCACTCAACAAGTTCAACTCGATGGCGCGCGCGGCGATTAGCCCGGCCGAATACTACGAATCAGATTGGAAAGCCGACAACAAGGATTCGCTGTCGCGCGCGAGCTTTCGCGATTTGCTGGCAAAAGTCGGCGACGACAACGTCCGCCGCTATGTCGAAGTCGCGGTGCACAGCGACCTCGCCACCGAGCCTCATCTGACCAACGCGATGTACGGGCTGCAGAACTACCTGATGAACGAAGCCGACTACATGCGGCTCTACGTCATCGATGGCGGAATCGAGCGGCTGCCGCGCGCGCTCGCGGAACGAATCGGCGCGCAGGTCAGGCTCAATCATCCAGTCACGAAAATCGAACGCGGCGCCGATCGCACCTATCGCATCTCGTCGCGCAGTCATGGCGAGGCCCGGAGCGATAACTTCGACTATGTCGTCGTGGCGTTGCCTAACAACTGGTTACCGCTCGTCAACTTCGGTGGCGCGACGCTCGGCGACGCGATGCATCGGCATCACAAGTTCTACGACTACCCCGCGCACTACCTGCGCGTGAGCGTGCTGTTTGAGCGCCCGTTCTGGCGCACGCAGCTCCGCGAATCGTACTTTATGCTCGACGCGTTCGGCGGATGCTGCGTCTATGACGAAAGCTCGCGCATCGCGGACAGTCCGTACGGCGTGCTCGGATGGCTGCTGGCGGGCGACGCGGCGCTGGCGATGAGCAATCTCGCCGACGCGGTGCTCATCGACGCGGTACTCGACTCGCTACCCACTTCGTTGCGCGACGACGCGCGCCAGTATCTACGCGAAGGCCGCGTGCATCGCTTCGCTGGCGCGGTAAATGGCCTGCCCGGTGGTTACCCGGCGCGCGAGCCCGATTCGCGCCACCTGCCGGAGCCTGAAAATCATCGCGAGCTGTTCGTGGTCGGGGACTATCTCTTCGATTCGACGATTAACGGCGTGCTCGACTCGGCCGATGTTGTCGCGGAGTTCATCGCAGACGATCTGCGCAACCAGGCACGCCTTAGCGTCGCGTCGACACCCGCTGCAGCCACACAGGTTCAGGCGACCGAGCCCCTTCCCGAGATGCCTGTCGCTGCCGCGGCGAGGGCTGAAGCGTCATGA
- a CDS encoding LLM class flavin-dependent oxidoreductase, giving the protein MRFHWFAEVTYPHLPDDFREKYPSAWVTPPAHLCDPRKAGEMYRMFIRLMQLADEVGFDGLTVNEHHQTPLAVTPSPNLLAASLASTTRNAAITIVGNSLALYNPPTRIAEEYAYIDCLSGGRLTAGFVLGTAMDSTFAYGMTPVEMRERFEEARQLILRAWSEPEPFAFNGKYTKLRYVNIWPRPVQKKLPVWVPGGGGSVETWDLVIDNDYCYGHLSFSGLYSSKPLVDAFWEYVAKRGGTMNPHRMAFTQIVCVANTDAEAEKQYYEAVRYFHRNGAPSMGFLNPPGYTTIRSMKSMGEQLKVGQSKLTAEDRLRAGRGEMSFWEYDEKGYIIAGTPQRVRQRLRELIKDLRVGQLIATPHMGNLPEEVGAENTRLFGLEVAPYLRDLWADEPDHWTSEISQKLVAANAPRVRTETASTAESMPAK; this is encoded by the coding sequence ATGCGATTTCACTGGTTTGCCGAGGTCACCTATCCGCATCTGCCGGATGATTTCCGGGAGAAGTATCCGTCCGCGTGGGTGACGCCACCGGCGCATCTTTGCGATCCGCGCAAGGCTGGCGAGATGTACCGGATGTTCATCCGCCTGATGCAACTCGCTGACGAAGTCGGCTTCGACGGCCTGACCGTCAACGAGCATCATCAGACTCCGCTAGCCGTGACGCCCTCGCCCAACCTGCTCGCGGCGAGCCTCGCCTCGACCACGAGAAACGCGGCCATCACGATCGTCGGCAATTCGCTTGCGCTCTACAACCCGCCGACCCGTATCGCCGAAGAGTATGCCTACATCGATTGCCTCTCCGGCGGACGTCTCACTGCGGGATTCGTGCTCGGCACCGCGATGGACTCGACATTCGCGTACGGCATGACGCCGGTCGAGATGCGCGAGCGCTTCGAGGAAGCGCGCCAACTCATCCTGCGCGCGTGGAGCGAGCCTGAGCCGTTCGCGTTCAATGGCAAATACACCAAGCTTCGTTACGTCAATATCTGGCCGCGGCCGGTGCAGAAGAAACTGCCGGTCTGGGTTCCGGGCGGAGGCGGCAGCGTCGAGACCTGGGACCTCGTGATCGACAACGACTACTGCTATGGCCATCTGTCGTTCTCCGGCCTCTACTCATCGAAGCCACTCGTCGATGCGTTCTGGGAATACGTTGCCAAACGCGGCGGCACGATGAATCCGCATCGCATGGCGTTCACGCAAATCGTATGCGTCGCCAACACCGATGCTGAAGCCGAAAAGCAGTACTACGAGGCCGTTCGCTATTTTCATCGCAACGGCGCGCCGAGCATGGGCTTTCTGAATCCTCCCGGCTACACGACGATTCGCTCGATGAAATCGATGGGCGAGCAGTTGAAGGTCGGCCAGAGCAAGCTCACGGCCGAAGATCGTCTGCGCGCGGGCCGCGGCGAAATGAGCTTCTGGGAGTATGACGAGAAGGGCTACATCATCGCAGGCACGCCGCAGCGTGTGCGCCAGCGCCTGCGCGAGTTGATCAAGGATTTGCGCGTCGGCCAGCTAATCGCGACGCCGCACATGGGCAATCTTCCCGAGGAAGTAGGCGCCGAAAACACGCGCCTCTTCGGCCTAGAAGTCGCGCCATACCTGCGCGATCTGTGGGCCGACGAGCCGGATCACTGGACTTCCGAGATCAGCCAGAAGCTCGTCGCCGCGAATGCTCCTCGAGTGCGAACCGAGACCGCGTCGACAGCAGAATCGATGCCGGCGAAGTAG
- a CDS encoding alcohol dehydrogenase catalytic domain-containing protein codes for MKAAAFHAVNEMTLLDAPEPVPGSGEVVLKVHNCGICGSDLHLVQHGLAMPGTIMGHEFCGEIAELGAGVRDFKIGERVTALPYISCGECDHCRTGDAMHCRHMRSLGLGHLPGAYAEYVLCGERSLLRLPDHVSSREGALVEPLAVGLHGVNRAVIKPGKGCLVMGAGPIGLATLLWAKAKGAGPIVVSELAPGRAELAMKLGADAVINPHDHNAIHIMRELIGHDPALVFECIGVKSTLMEAVKFVARHGQIVVIGVCLESDTITPLNCIGKEVRMDFAMAYTHAEFQDTVEALANGLIDAKPMITDVIELAQIPAMFEALRTPGSQAKVMVEFPY; via the coding sequence ATGAAGGCTGCTGCATTTCATGCCGTCAATGAGATGACCCTGCTTGACGCGCCCGAGCCTGTACCGGGCTCGGGGGAAGTTGTTCTGAAGGTTCACAACTGCGGAATCTGCGGCTCCGATCTGCATCTGGTACAGCATGGGCTGGCGATGCCCGGCACCATCATGGGCCACGAGTTCTGCGGCGAGATCGCGGAACTCGGCGCGGGCGTGCGCGATTTCAAGATCGGCGAACGCGTAACCGCTCTCCCGTACATCTCGTGCGGAGAATGCGATCACTGCCGCACCGGCGATGCGATGCATTGCCGGCACATGCGCTCACTCGGCCTCGGTCATCTTCCCGGCGCATACGCCGAGTACGTGCTGTGCGGCGAGCGCAGCCTGCTGCGCCTGCCCGACCATGTAAGCTCCCGAGAAGGCGCGCTGGTCGAGCCGCTCGCGGTGGGATTGCATGGCGTAAACCGCGCCGTGATCAAACCGGGCAAGGGATGCCTGGTGATGGGCGCGGGGCCGATAGGTCTCGCGACTCTCTTGTGGGCCAAGGCGAAAGGCGCGGGACCGATCGTTGTATCGGAATTGGCGCCGGGCCGCGCCGAGCTCGCAATGAAGCTCGGCGCCGACGCCGTCATAAATCCGCATGACCATAACGCGATCCACATCATGCGCGAGTTGATCGGCCATGATCCTGCGCTGGTATTCGAATGTATCGGCGTGAAGAGCACCTTGATGGAGGCGGTGAAGTTCGTCGCGCGGCACGGGCAGATCGTCGTGATCGGGGTGTGCCTCGAATCCGACACGATCACGCCGCTCAACTGCATTGGCAAAGAAGTGCGGATGGACTTCGCGATGGCCTACACGCACGCTGAGTTCCAGGACACGGTCGAGGCGCTCGCGAACGGACTGATCGACGCCAAGCCGATGATCACCGACGTCATCGAACTCGCGCAAATCCCCGCGATGTTCGAAGCGCTGCGCACCCCAGGCTCGCAAGCCAAGGTAATGGTCGAGTTTCCGTACTAG
- the gloA gene encoding lactoylglutathione lyase, with amino-acid sequence MRLLHTMLRVNDLKESLDFYTSKLGMKLLRQQDFPSGEFTLAFVGYDNEDHGTVVELTYNYGKNKYDLGTAFGHLAVGVPDIYKACDELRNSGVKITREPGPMAHGTTKIAFIEDPNGYKIELIERR; translated from the coding sequence ATGCGCTTACTGCATACGATGCTCCGGGTGAACGACCTCAAGGAATCGCTCGATTTCTACACCAGCAAGCTCGGGATGAAGCTGCTGCGCCAGCAGGATTTTCCGAGCGGCGAATTCACCCTGGCTTTCGTCGGCTACGACAACGAGGATCACGGCACCGTGGTCGAGCTCACCTACAACTACGGCAAAAACAAGTACGATCTGGGTACTGCCTTTGGACATCTTGCGGTAGGCGTGCCTGACATCTATAAGGCGTGCGACGAGTTGCGTAACAGCGGCGTGAAGATTACGCGCGAGCCGGGACCGATGGCCCATGGGACGACGAAGATTGCCTTCATCGAGGATCCCAACGGCTACAAAATCGAGTTGATCGAACGCCGCTGA
- a CDS encoding UPF0175 family protein — protein sequence MDIKIELPDGVFDTQFPEAEFVGRMRELAILELVRARRIHEHEAAQALGCTRWELVEKMKAAGIASTEDLFAEIRGGLVDAIAARRKPIRRKDN from the coding sequence ATGGATATCAAGATCGAACTGCCGGACGGAGTTTTCGACACGCAGTTCCCCGAGGCCGAATTTGTCGGTCGGATGCGCGAGCTAGCGATTTTGGAGCTCGTGCGCGCCAGGCGGATTCACGAGCACGAGGCGGCCCAGGCGCTCGGCTGCACGCGATGGGAACTGGTAGAGAAAATGAAGGCGGCAGGAATCGCATCGACCGAGGACCTCTTTGCCGAGATTCGCGGTGGACTGGTCGATGCGATCGCGGCGCGCCGTAAACCAATTCGGCGAAAGGACAACTGA
- a CDS encoding acyl-CoA dehydrogenase family protein has protein sequence MDFDFTPEDEAFRQEFRSWLEANKGGAPRPRDIFSTETKEAWDEQVAWAKKLASGGWLAVNWPKEYGGRGATVLQTIVYNEELSRVNLAAPMVGMGVSLLGPTLLHWGNEEQKQRYIPKILKAEEIWCQGYSEPGSGSDLASLQTRAVEDGDDFVVNGQKVWTSMAQYADMIFLLVRTDPQAPKHKGISYLLVDMHSPGVTVRPLVQMTGNKGFNEVFFEDVRVPKKNLVGEKNQGWQVAITTLMFERSGGGGDRGATGTCEDLAHLAKRLPRNGGSAWDDDSVRQKIAEFYCEANALRYTGYRQLTRRIKGLPPGPEGSMMKLCSTELNHRMMLFAMELLGPYSQIEYYAEHSLDHGKWLFRMLASRGGTIAAGSNQIQHNIIGERVLGLPKG, from the coding sequence ATGGACTTCGATTTCACGCCCGAGGATGAAGCGTTTCGCCAGGAGTTCCGCTCGTGGCTCGAGGCCAACAAGGGTGGCGCTCCGCGCCCGCGCGACATCTTTTCGACCGAGACCAAGGAAGCCTGGGACGAACAGGTGGCATGGGCGAAGAAGCTCGCTTCGGGCGGATGGCTCGCCGTCAACTGGCCCAAGGAATACGGCGGCCGCGGCGCGACTGTCCTGCAGACGATCGTTTACAACGAAGAGCTCTCGCGCGTTAACCTCGCGGCGCCGATGGTCGGCATGGGCGTGAGCCTGCTCGGCCCGACGCTCCTGCATTGGGGCAACGAGGAGCAGAAGCAGCGCTACATCCCGAAGATCCTCAAGGCCGAGGAAATCTGGTGCCAGGGCTACAGCGAGCCCGGCTCGGGATCGGATCTCGCCTCGCTCCAGACCCGCGCGGTCGAGGACGGCGACGACTTCGTCGTCAACGGGCAGAAGGTCTGGACCTCGATGGCGCAGTACGCCGACATGATCTTTCTGCTCGTCCGCACCGATCCCCAGGCGCCCAAGCATAAGGGCATCAGTTATCTATTGGTTGACATGCACAGTCCCGGTGTCACGGTCCGTCCGCTAGTGCAGATGACGGGCAACAAGGGCTTCAACGAGGTCTTCTTCGAGGACGTGCGCGTGCCGAAGAAGAATCTCGTCGGCGAGAAGAACCAGGGATGGCAGGTCGCGATCACGACGCTGATGTTCGAGCGCTCGGGCGGCGGCGGCGATCGCGGCGCGACCGGCACCTGCGAGGATCTCGCTCATCTGGCGAAAAGACTGCCGCGCAACGGCGGCAGCGCGTGGGACGACGACAGCGTGCGGCAGAAAATCGCCGAGTTCTATTGCGAAGCCAACGCGCTCCGCTACACCGGCTATCGCCAGCTCACGCGGCGTATCAAGGGATTGCCTCCCGGACCTGAAGGCTCGATGATGAAGCTCTGCAGCACGGAGCTGAATCACCGCATGATGCTGTTCGCGATGGAATTGCTCGGGCCGTATAGCCAGATCGAGTATTACGCCGAGCATTCTCTGGATCACGGCAAGTGGTTGTTCAGGATGCTCGCGTCGCGCGGCGGCACGATCGCGGCCGGCAGCAATCAGATTCAGCACAACATTATCGGCGAGCGCGTCCTCGGCCTGCCCAAGGGCTGA
- a CDS encoding acyl-CoA dehydrogenase family protein: MDFNYTPEDEAFRKELRTWLEANKGHAPGSVNMMAEESDDGWQDRVRWHKKLNEGGWVAVNWPKEYGGRGATVMQRLIFREEMNRLGLAEPFIGMGISLLGPTLMHWGDEEQRARYLPKILKGEEVWCQGYSEPGAGSDLAGLQTRAVEDGDDFVVNGQKVWTSMAQHADLIFLLVRTDPAAPKHKGISYLLVDMRSPGITVRPLVQITGSKGFNEVFFEDVRVPKKNLVGGLNNGWNVAITTLMFERGGGGGEGYMGEVHELVELAKRVPRNGSTAWDDAGVRQKAAEFAADALALKYTGYRQLTRQLKGLPPGPEGSMMKLCGTELALRIAIYAMELLGPYSQIEFGADFAIDKGKWSFRMLSARGPTIYAGTNQIQHNIIGERVLGLPKG, translated from the coding sequence ATGGATTTCAACTACACGCCCGAAGACGAAGCGTTCCGTAAAGAGCTGCGCACCTGGCTCGAAGCCAACAAGGGTCACGCACCCGGTTCCGTCAATATGATGGCCGAGGAATCCGACGACGGATGGCAGGACCGCGTGCGCTGGCACAAGAAGCTCAACGAGGGCGGATGGGTCGCCGTCAACTGGCCCAAGGAATATGGCGGCCGCGGCGCGACCGTAATGCAACGTCTCATCTTCCGGGAAGAGATGAATCGTCTCGGGCTCGCCGAGCCGTTCATCGGCATGGGCATCAGCCTGCTCGGCCCGACGCTCATGCATTGGGGCGACGAGGAGCAGCGAGCGCGCTACCTGCCAAAGATCCTGAAGGGCGAGGAAGTCTGGTGCCAGGGCTATTCCGAGCCGGGCGCGGGTTCCGATCTCGCAGGGCTCCAGACGCGCGCAGTCGAGGACGGCGATGACTTCGTCGTCAACGGGCAGAAGGTCTGGACCTCGATGGCGCAGCATGCGGACCTGATTTTCCTGCTCGTCCGCACCGATCCCGCGGCGCCCAAGCACAAGGGCATCAGCTATCTGCTGGTTGACATGCGTAGCCCGGGAATCACCGTGCGGCCGCTCGTGCAGATCACGGGGTCGAAGGGTTTCAACGAGGTTTTCTTCGAAGACGTACGCGTGCCGAAGAAGAATCTCGTCGGCGGTTTGAACAACGGATGGAACGTCGCAATCACGACGCTGATGTTCGAGCGCGGCGGCGGTGGCGGCGAAGGCTACATGGGCGAGGTGCATGAGCTGGTCGAGCTCGCCAAGCGCGTGCCGCGCAACGGCAGCACGGCGTGGGACGACGCAGGCGTGAGACAGAAAGCGGCAGAGTTCGCGGCCGACGCGCTCGCGCTCAAGTACACCGGCTATCGCCAGCTCACGCGGCAGTTGAAGGGCCTGCCGCCCGGCCCCGAAGGCTCGATGATGAAGCTGTGCGGCACAGAGCTCGCGCTAAGAATCGCGATCTACGCGATGGAACTGCTCGGCCCCTACAGCCAAATCGAATTCGGCGCCGACTTCGCAATCGACAAGGGCAAGTGGTCGTTCCGCATGCTCTCCGCCCGCGGCCCCACAATCTACGCCGGGACGAATCAGATCCAACACAACATCATAGGCGAAAGAGTCCTCGGCCTGCCCAAGGGTTGA